From Candidatus Methylacidiphilales bacterium, one genomic window encodes:
- a CDS encoding efflux RND transporter periplasmic adaptor subunit — translation MKTSLQVLLSLCLFLLIGAGCSKQSSGTPGAGSDIDYYTCPMHPSVHESKPGPCPICGMDLVPVKKKPASLAATATTSAAAENPPGATTGGTSPAPQQEIPMPTEGKNPSPETSVFQVSPDRLQAIGVRVGVVKTERLQRFLRAPGVVTVDESTLRDINVKASDGFIDKLYADATGKRVRKGEPLASILSEGWIEAQQDYIKAYRDWRRTKIFMANANPAALEQEINRMRARLHVWDLTDGQIKKMEDFAMNLKDYDLVLRKGQGQGLSGTFELLSPIDGIVLQKDAVEGMKFQQGQTLFRLAQLSPIWIEAEFHEDQAPYVAVGQEFNIEFPSIPSLATQAKVSFVYPQLNADTRRLKARFVLPNPDLKLLPGMYANVSGALEYGEKLAVPFDAVIPTGDRFVVFLEHGGGKLEPRYVKIGEKMGASYEVLDGLKEGDRVITSANFLIDSESRIQGALKAWGGNAPETNPAEGHAH, via the coding sequence ATGAAAACGTCACTTCAAGTCTTATTGAGCTTGTGCCTCTTCTTATTGATCGGAGCGGGTTGCTCGAAACAATCCTCCGGGACGCCCGGCGCCGGCTCGGACATCGATTACTATACCTGCCCAATGCATCCTTCCGTGCATGAAAGCAAACCCGGCCCGTGCCCGATTTGCGGGATGGACCTGGTCCCTGTCAAAAAGAAGCCTGCCAGTCTGGCGGCAACCGCAACCACATCCGCAGCGGCTGAGAATCCCCCGGGCGCGACTACGGGAGGAACCAGCCCCGCGCCGCAGCAGGAGATCCCGATGCCCACGGAGGGCAAAAATCCTTCCCCTGAAACTTCCGTGTTCCAGGTTTCGCCCGACCGGCTCCAGGCCATCGGGGTTCGTGTGGGCGTGGTAAAAACAGAACGCCTGCAACGGTTTTTGCGGGCGCCGGGGGTTGTCACCGTGGATGAATCCACCCTCCGCGACATCAACGTCAAGGCGTCCGACGGGTTTATTGACAAACTCTACGCCGACGCAACGGGCAAGCGTGTGCGGAAAGGCGAGCCATTAGCGTCAATACTGAGTGAGGGCTGGATCGAAGCCCAGCAGGATTATATCAAGGCCTATCGGGACTGGCGCCGCACCAAAATTTTCATGGCCAATGCAAATCCGGCCGCGTTGGAGCAGGAAATCAACCGCATGCGCGCCCGGCTCCACGTCTGGGACCTGACGGACGGGCAAATCAAAAAAATGGAAGATTTTGCGATGAACCTGAAGGACTATGATCTGGTGCTCCGCAAAGGCCAGGGACAGGGGCTGAGCGGCACGTTTGAGCTGTTGTCGCCGATAGATGGCATTGTGTTGCAAAAAGACGCGGTGGAGGGAATGAAATTCCAGCAGGGCCAGACCTTGTTCCGGCTGGCGCAGTTGTCCCCCATCTGGATCGAAGCCGAGTTCCATGAGGACCAGGCTCCGTACGTCGCTGTCGGCCAGGAGTTCAACATTGAATTTCCATCCATTCCGAGCCTGGCAACCCAGGCAAAGGTTTCGTTTGTCTATCCCCAGCTCAACGCGGACACCCGCCGCTTGAAAGCACGCTTTGTACTGCCCAATCCGGATTTGAAACTTTTGCCGGGCATGTATGCCAATGTGAGCGGCGCGCTTGAATATGGTGAAAAGCTTGCCGTTCCATTTGATGCCGTTATTCCGACCGGTGACCGTTTTGTGGTTTTCCTGGAGCACGGCGGCGGGAAGTTGGAACCCCGCTATGTTAAGATTGGTGAAAAGATGGGCGCCAGCTACGAAGTGCTGGATGGTTTGAAGGAAGGGGACCGGGTTATAACCAGCGCGAACTTCCTCATCGACTCGGAAAGCCGGATTCAAGGCGCGTTGAAAGCCTGGGGCGGCAATGCGCCTGAAACCAACCCTGCCGAAGGGCACGCACATTGA
- a CDS encoding addiction module protein, which yields MIEIAQINKMSVTERLQAMEQLWDALCHDTEDMTSPDWHQDVLADRKARADSGEAKFLTLEQLKSRLRTAVL from the coding sequence ATGATCGAGATAGCTCAAATCAACAAAATGTCTGTGACCGAGCGCTTGCAGGCGATGGAGCAGCTTTGGGATGCTCTGTGTCACGATACGGAGGACATGACTTCTCCAGACTGGCATCAAGACGTACTGGCGGACAGAAAGGCTCGGGCGGACAGCGGTGAAGCGAAGTTTTTGACACTGGAGCAGCTCAAAAGCCGTTTACGTACAGCGGTTTTATGA
- a CDS encoding YbbC/YhhH family protein, with protein sequence MTTKTFTVVSAIILANICAFAGETAKHNYKPNDGYVPDAKTAIKIAVAVWEPIYGEKQIAGEKPYKAKLGSNNIWIVEGSLPENTIGGVAIAEIAKDDGKIIRVSHGK encoded by the coding sequence ATGACCACCAAAACTTTTACTGTTGTTAGTGCAATTATACTCGCGAACATTTGCGCATTTGCTGGTGAGACCGCAAAACACAACTACAAACCAAATGATGGATATGTTCCGGACGCAAAGACTGCTATCAAAATCGCAGTTGCTGTCTGGGAACCAATTTATGGTGAGAAGCAGATTGCAGGCGAGAAGCCGTACAAAGCGAAACTTGGAAGCAACAACATTTGGATAGTGGAAGGATCATTGCCAGAGAATACCATTGGCGGAGTTGCCATTGCTGAAATTGCAAAGGATGACGGAAAAATTATTAGAGTGAGTCATGGAAAATGA
- a CDS encoding GspE/PulE family protein: protein MDTRLLLSFLREQGIIRDEQATDLLEEAERTGKPIEQVIANFGILTEEELMQRIAASMGLQYVDLSQANFTPELLSCISPQTARLHGALPVAVTPQSITVALKDPLNSQTLDDLRWAANKDIQIVLAPLTQIDNLIAQYYGTEQGSVDELLSQLAGEAQSASDTSLDELGLSSAASSAPIVKYVNTIIAKAIQAQASDVHFEPFEKEFKIRYRVDGSLYEMAPPPKRLALPVISRIKVMASLNIAERRIPQDGRIQTSMAGRQVDLRVSTLPTQHGESVVLRVLDRSVVNLDLASLGMPDHLYKYIVETVNKPHGIFIVTGPTGSGKTTTLYSCIKEINTIDTKILTVEDPVEYELEGIQQVQVQESIGLTFARSLRAFLRQDPDRILVGETRDLETAQIAIQSSLTGHLVLTSLHTNDAPGAITRLIDMGVEPFLIAATLEGVLGQRLIRKICPKCKTPYEPTESVLAQIGLTAHDVGDKAFYYGAGCENCNQTGYKGRKGIYELLDIREPIRQLITGKAPTVVIRQKAIELGMVTLRQDGLRSIFDGQTSIEEILKYT from the coding sequence CGGCAAACCCATCGAACAAGTCATCGCCAACTTCGGCATCCTGACAGAAGAAGAATTGATGCAGCGGATCGCCGCCAGCATGGGATTGCAGTACGTCGATCTTTCGCAGGCCAACTTCACCCCGGAACTGCTCAGTTGCATTTCCCCGCAAACCGCGCGCTTGCACGGGGCGCTGCCGGTGGCCGTCACCCCCCAATCCATCACTGTCGCCCTCAAGGACCCGCTGAACTCGCAAACGCTGGATGACCTGCGCTGGGCCGCCAATAAGGACATCCAGATCGTGTTGGCCCCACTGACGCAAATCGACAACCTGATCGCCCAGTATTACGGGACCGAACAGGGATCGGTCGATGAGCTGCTTTCACAGTTGGCGGGCGAAGCCCAGTCCGCCTCGGACACAAGCCTGGACGAACTGGGATTAAGCTCGGCGGCCAGCAGCGCGCCCATCGTCAAATATGTCAACACCATCATCGCCAAGGCGATTCAGGCGCAGGCGAGCGATGTCCATTTTGAGCCGTTTGAAAAGGAATTCAAAATCCGCTACCGCGTTGACGGCTCCCTTTACGAAATGGCCCCGCCTCCCAAGCGGCTGGCGCTTCCTGTCATCTCCCGCATCAAGGTCATGGCCTCGCTCAACATCGCGGAGCGGCGAATCCCCCAGGATGGACGCATTCAGACCAGCATGGCCGGCAGGCAGGTGGACCTCCGCGTCTCCACACTCCCAACCCAGCACGGTGAAAGCGTCGTGCTCCGCGTGCTGGACAGAAGCGTAGTCAATCTCGATCTCGCAAGCCTCGGGATGCCGGACCACCTCTACAAATACATCGTCGAAACCGTCAACAAACCCCACGGAATTTTCATCGTCACGGGACCCACGGGCTCCGGAAAAACGACAACGCTGTATTCCTGCATCAAGGAAATCAACACGATCGATACGAAGATCCTCACCGTGGAAGATCCTGTGGAATATGAACTGGAAGGCATCCAGCAAGTCCAGGTGCAGGAAAGCATCGGCTTGACCTTCGCCCGCTCCCTGCGCGCCTTTCTCCGTCAGGACCCGGACCGCATCCTCGTCGGCGAAACACGCGACCTGGAAACGGCCCAAATCGCCATCCAATCCTCCCTCACGGGGCATTTGGTACTCACCAGCTTGCACACCAACGATGCGCCCGGCGCGATCACCCGGCTCATTGATATGGGTGTGGAACCCTTCCTGATTGCCGCCACGCTTGAAGGCGTGCTCGGACAGCGCCTGATCCGCAAAATCTGCCCGAAATGCAAGACGCCCTACGAACCAACGGAAAGCGTTCTTGCACAAATCGGCCTCACCGCCCATGATGTGGGCGACAAAGCGTTCTATTATGGAGCTGGCTGCGAGAATTGCAATCAAACCGGATACAAGGGCCGGAAGGGAATTTATGAACTGCTGGACATTCGCGAACCCATCCGCCAACTCATCACCGGCAAAGCTCCGACGGTTGTCATCCGCCAAAAAGCCATCGAGCTCGGCATGGTCACCCTCAGACAGGACGGCCTCAGAAGCATTTTTGACGGACAGACGTCGATCGAAGAAATCCTAAAATATACCTAA
- a CDS encoding sigma-70 family RNA polymerase sigma factor, giving the protein MNTGEQTEDADVECMRRLKGGDDLALNEIMERWRQKIANYMMRCVGNEADAVDLAQETFIRVYESRMRYEPRAAFSTWLFHIATNLARSHIRWHARHPVVPLGGVNGQDGEGEDAPDLSSSGLPASDASIKREQAAAVRDGIQRLGPDFRSILLLFEFEELSYQQIAEILGCSAKAVESRLYRARQALREELQKLKSHFL; this is encoded by the coding sequence ATGAACACCGGTGAACAAACGGAAGACGCGGATGTCGAATGCATGCGGCGCTTAAAAGGCGGCGATGACCTTGCCTTGAACGAGATCATGGAACGTTGGCGTCAAAAAATTGCGAATTATATGATGCGCTGCGTTGGCAATGAAGCGGATGCCGTGGATTTGGCCCAGGAGACGTTTATCCGCGTTTATGAGAGCCGGATGCGCTATGAACCCAGGGCCGCGTTTTCCACATGGTTGTTTCATATCGCCACCAATCTGGCCCGCAGCCATATTCGCTGGCATGCGCGGCATCCGGTTGTGCCGCTTGGGGGTGTGAACGGGCAGGATGGCGAGGGCGAGGATGCCCCTGATTTATCCTCATCCGGTTTGCCTGCCTCCGACGCGTCCATCAAACGTGAACAGGCCGCAGCCGTCCGGGACGGCATCCAACGGCTTGGCCCGGATTTCCGGAGCATTCTTTTGCTTTTCGAGTTTGAAGAACTATCCTATCAACAAATCGCAGAAATCCTGGGATGCTCCGCCAAAGCCGTGGAAAGCCGGCTGTATCGGGCGCGGCAGGCGCTCCGGGAGGAATTGCAAAAATTGAAATCCCATTTTTTATGA
- a CDS encoding DUF4262 domain-containing protein, translating to MDARYKNSVTSPRIPGFVWQEPQDSRDLSIFRDITTHGCSVLQITPDDTNPDLPYDYCYSIGFYLNLGHAEFLVMGITNIGNMMNDLFSYVETGHSVADQHSIRYDLGRGEVQFKARPVPQERYFDYLGYGCWFYRSLLFKAPAVAAHKFPVLQLCWPDKNGYYPWEPACDPRARQIQTLEPMESETNTEPDAPADSPRGL from the coding sequence ATGGATGCGCGATATAAGAACTCAGTGACATCGCCAAGAATTCCAGGCTTTGTCTGGCAAGAGCCTCAGGATTCACGCGATTTATCGATATTTCGTGACATCACGACACACGGCTGTTCGGTCCTGCAGATCACCCCTGATGACACAAATCCTGATCTTCCATACGACTACTGTTATTCCATAGGGTTCTATCTCAATCTTGGCCACGCAGAGTTTCTTGTCATGGGGATCACGAACATTGGTAACATGATGAATGATTTATTTAGCTATGTGGAGACTGGTCATTCCGTTGCTGACCAACATTCCATTCGCTACGATCTAGGGAGAGGCGAAGTCCAATTCAAGGCAAGACCAGTGCCCCAAGAGCGATACTTCGATTATCTGGGATACGGGTGTTGGTTTTACCGCTCCTTACTCTTCAAGGCACCTGCCGTTGCCGCTCATAAATTTCCGGTCTTGCAACTTTGCTGGCCAGACAAAAACGGTTATTATCCGTGGGAGCCAGCCTGTGATCCACGCGCCAGACAAATCCAAACACTGGAGCCCATGGAAAGCGAAACAAACACCGAACCAGACGCGCCAGCCGACAGCCCACGCGGCCTTTAG
- a CDS encoding type II secretion system F family protein, producing MPTFSYTAVDSTGQQKTGNLDAPNSAEATARIKQLGLFPTTVIEATKSAAAMPTRVAVKKGFSLSFGQPKVKGKTLMVFTRQLATLIDAGLPLLRSLKTLLKQEKNLALKNSMHNLSDSVESGSTFSEALAQHPHIFNKLYVNMVKAGELGGVLEVVLGRLAEFQEKSQKIRSKVVSAMVYPVVVLVIAVGILAFLLLFIVPKFEAIFNDMLNGKPLPGLTVMVIDASKLVQFLVWPPSIEANKLPIDALQWIQFPIPYLPIVIAAAVIGWKIFSNLPAGAMMLDRWKLKLPLFGDLINKTAIARFSRTLGTLVSSGVPILQALNITKETSGNIVIADAIAKIHESVKEGESMVDPLEASGLFPPMVVSMIQVGEETGQLPDMLTKVADVYEEEVDITVTGLTSLLEPIMIVFLALIVGTIVIALFLPLISIITQLQQNTS from the coding sequence ATGCCCACTTTTAGTTACACAGCCGTCGATTCCACCGGACAACAAAAAACCGGCAACCTCGACGCTCCCAATTCCGCCGAAGCCACGGCCCGGATCAAGCAGTTGGGGCTGTTCCCCACAACGGTGATAGAAGCCACCAAATCCGCCGCAGCCATGCCTACGCGCGTAGCCGTCAAAAAAGGATTTTCGCTTTCCTTCGGCCAGCCCAAGGTCAAAGGCAAAACCCTCATGGTGTTTACACGGCAGTTGGCCACCCTGATCGACGCCGGCCTACCTCTCCTGCGCAGCCTGAAAACCCTCCTCAAACAGGAAAAAAATCTGGCGCTCAAAAACTCCATGCACAACCTTTCGGACTCTGTCGAAAGCGGCAGCACCTTTTCCGAAGCCCTGGCCCAACACCCGCACATCTTCAACAAATTGTACGTCAACATGGTCAAGGCCGGCGAGCTCGGCGGCGTGCTCGAAGTCGTCCTGGGCCGCCTGGCGGAATTCCAGGAAAAATCACAAAAAATCCGCAGCAAAGTCGTCTCGGCCATGGTTTATCCGGTTGTCGTTCTCGTCATTGCCGTCGGCATTCTGGCCTTTTTGCTCCTTTTTATCGTCCCGAAATTTGAAGCCATTTTTAATGACATGCTCAACGGCAAACCCCTGCCCGGCCTGACGGTCATGGTCATCGACGCCAGCAAGCTGGTCCAGTTTTTGGTCTGGCCCCCCTCCATAGAAGCCAACAAGCTTCCCATAGACGCCCTTCAATGGATTCAATTCCCGATTCCCTACCTCCCGATCGTCATCGCAGCCGCCGTTATAGGCTGGAAAATATTCAGCAACCTCCCCGCAGGGGCCATGATGTTGGACCGCTGGAAGCTCAAACTCCCCCTCTTTGGCGACCTTATCAATAAAACCGCCATCGCCCGCTTCTCCCGCACGCTCGGAACTTTGGTTTCCAGCGGCGTGCCCATTCTTCAGGCCTTGAATATCACCAAGGAAACATCCGGCAACATCGTCATTGCGGACGCCATTGCAAAAATCCATGAAAGCGTCAAGGAAGGCGAATCCATGGTTGACCCCCTCGAGGCCAGCGGCCTCTTCCCACCCATGGTGGTCAGTATGATCCAGGTCGGCGAGGAAACGGGCCAGTTGCCCGACATGTTGACCAAGGTCGCCGATGTGTACGAAGAAGAAGTTGATATCACAGTCACCGGCCTCACCTCATTGCTCGAACCGATCATGATCGTCTTTCTGGCTTTGATCGTGGGCACGATCGTCATCGCGCTCTTCCTGCCCCTCATCAGCATCATCACCCAGCTCCAGCAAAATACGAGTTGA
- a CDS encoding CusA/CzcA family heavy metal efflux RND transporter has product MNASKSRTPSDQPSSWIERLTVWSGRNPFLVCILVILGVAWGFNSIRHTPLDAIPDLSDVQVIVYTEWEGRSPTLIEDQITYPISSKFISAPKVKFVRGESIFGKSFVYVIFEDGTDIYWARSRVIEYLNSVRGTLPEGVNPTIGPDATGVGWVYEYALVDESGKNDLAQLRTFQDWTLRYALGSVKGVSEVATVGGYVKQYQINLDPNALLSHKVTIQEVVEAVQKSNRDVGGKTFEVATTEFYIRGRGYFKSLEDIEHVAVKTDSTGDPILIKHLGTVSFGAEMRQGVADYNGRGETVGGVIVMRYGENALNVINGVKKKLKDLEPALPPGVKVVPVYDRSELIEKSIDTLREKLIEECVIVALVCILFLWHFRSSMVAIVMLPVAIVLSFIPFQHLNLTANIMSLGGIAIAIGAMIDAAIIMIENAHKHLEKAREAAGGVDPSGEHRTQVILEAAMKVGRPLFFSLLVITVSFIPVFTLEAQEGRLFQPLAFTKTFSMFFAALLSVTLVPVLMLWFIRGKIAPEAKNPVNRFLIWIYKPLVELVLKFRWPVLLLALVILGTTAYPVLKLGSEFMPPLNEGTILFMPTATPGMAISEVSRVLNVQDRMIMEFPEVKSAFGKAGQAETATDPAPLSMFETTIQLKPKEEWPAGMTWEKLIAEMNEKLKLPGLANVFWMPIQTRTQMLTTGFRSNLGIKIYGKDLGQINAVGEEIEQALTGFPDVRSVFAERALGGRYLDVTVKREALARYGLRVEDINDVLEMAVGGSTITRTVEGRERYPVAVRYARDYRDDISALGRILVGTPQGAQIPLSEVADIRYTFGPPEVRSENGQLVGFVFVDTTASDMVGFVQKAAEQIREKVKFPTGYFMEWAGSFEYFLRAKERLMLIVPFTLLIIFILIYMNTRSLIRTGIVFLAVPFSLIGAFWLLYLLGYNMSVAVAVGLIALAGIDAETGVVMLLYLDQAYDEHKAQGRMNSQSDLIAAIREGAVQRIRPKMMTVCAILFGLLPILWSTGTGADVMKRIATPMVGGVVTSAILELLLYPVIYLLWRSPGLAKTKGS; this is encoded by the coding sequence TTGAACGCGTCAAAATCTCGCACACCTTCGGATCAGCCATCCAGTTGGATTGAACGTCTCACTGTCTGGAGCGGGCGGAATCCTTTCCTGGTTTGCATCCTGGTTATCCTCGGGGTTGCCTGGGGCTTCAACTCAATCCGGCACACTCCGTTGGATGCCATTCCGGATCTTTCGGATGTCCAGGTGATTGTTTATACCGAGTGGGAAGGGCGCAGTCCGACGCTGATCGAAGATCAGATCACATATCCCATCTCGAGCAAATTCATCTCGGCGCCCAAGGTCAAGTTTGTGCGTGGGGAATCGATTTTTGGAAAATCCTTCGTCTATGTGATTTTTGAGGACGGGACGGACATTTATTGGGCGCGGTCGCGGGTCATCGAATACTTGAATTCGGTGCGCGGCACGCTGCCTGAGGGGGTGAATCCGACCATCGGCCCGGACGCCACCGGTGTCGGGTGGGTGTACGAATACGCGTTGGTGGATGAATCGGGCAAAAACGATCTCGCTCAGCTCCGCACATTCCAGGACTGGACGTTGCGTTACGCGCTGGGCTCGGTCAAGGGCGTTTCCGAAGTTGCGACAGTAGGAGGTTATGTCAAGCAGTACCAGATCAACCTCGATCCCAATGCGCTTCTGAGCCACAAGGTGACGATTCAGGAAGTGGTCGAAGCGGTGCAAAAAAGCAACCGCGACGTGGGAGGCAAGACGTTTGAGGTGGCGACGACGGAGTTTTACATCCGGGGCCGCGGTTATTTCAAATCCCTTGAGGATATTGAGCATGTCGCGGTCAAAACCGACAGTACCGGAGATCCAATCCTGATCAAACATCTGGGCACGGTGTCGTTTGGGGCCGAGATGCGCCAGGGTGTGGCGGACTACAATGGGCGGGGGGAAACAGTCGGCGGAGTCATCGTGATGCGGTATGGGGAAAACGCCCTCAATGTCATCAACGGCGTCAAAAAGAAGCTCAAGGATCTGGAACCTGCGCTGCCTCCGGGTGTGAAGGTTGTTCCGGTCTATGACCGCTCCGAACTGATCGAGAAGTCGATCGATACGCTCCGTGAAAAGCTGATCGAGGAATGCGTGATTGTCGCCCTGGTTTGCATTCTGTTCCTCTGGCACTTCAGAAGTTCCATGGTGGCGATTGTCATGCTGCCGGTGGCGATTGTGTTGTCTTTCATACCCTTTCAGCACTTGAATCTTACGGCGAATATCATGTCGCTCGGCGGCATTGCCATCGCCATCGGGGCCATGATTGACGCGGCGATCATCATGATTGAAAACGCGCACAAACACCTGGAAAAGGCGCGCGAAGCTGCCGGAGGGGTCGATCCCAGCGGCGAGCATCGCACACAGGTCATTTTGGAAGCGGCCATGAAAGTGGGGCGGCCCCTGTTTTTCTCGCTGCTGGTGATCACAGTTTCGTTTATCCCGGTCTTCACGCTGGAGGCTCAGGAGGGCCGTCTGTTCCAGCCGCTGGCGTTTACCAAGACGTTTTCGATGTTCTTCGCGGCGCTGCTGTCGGTGACTCTGGTCCCGGTGCTGATGCTCTGGTTCATCCGGGGTAAAATCGCGCCCGAGGCGAAAAATCCGGTCAACCGTTTTCTGATTTGGATTTACAAGCCCCTGGTGGAATTGGTTTTGAAATTCCGTTGGCCGGTGCTTTTGCTGGCGCTTGTCATATTGGGCACGACCGCGTATCCGGTTTTGAAATTGGGTTCCGAGTTCATGCCGCCCCTGAACGAAGGCACCATTCTTTTCATGCCGACCGCGACCCCGGGCATGGCCATCAGCGAAGTCTCGCGTGTCCTGAACGTGCAAGACCGGATGATCATGGAATTCCCAGAGGTAAAATCAGCCTTTGGCAAGGCAGGCCAGGCGGAGACGGCCACCGATCCAGCGCCGCTGTCGATGTTCGAGACCACGATCCAGCTCAAACCGAAGGAGGAATGGCCTGCGGGCATGACCTGGGAAAAGCTGATTGCGGAGATGAATGAAAAGTTGAAATTACCGGGCCTAGCCAATGTGTTTTGGATGCCGATCCAGACCCGGACCCAGATGCTGACCACGGGGTTTCGTTCCAATCTGGGGATCAAGATTTATGGGAAGGATCTTGGACAAATCAACGCTGTCGGTGAAGAGATCGAACAGGCTTTGACCGGTTTTCCGGATGTGCGAAGCGTTTTTGCGGAACGGGCGTTGGGTGGGCGCTATCTGGATGTCACTGTCAAGCGTGAGGCCCTGGCCCGTTATGGGCTCAGGGTGGAGGACATCAATGATGTGCTGGAGATGGCGGTGGGCGGCAGCACGATCACCCGGACGGTCGAGGGGCGGGAACGCTACCCGGTGGCCGTGCGTTATGCGCGCGATTATCGGGATGATATTTCGGCGCTGGGCCGTATTTTGGTCGGCACGCCGCAAGGCGCGCAAATTCCGTTGTCTGAAGTTGCCGACATTCGCTACACCTTCGGTCCTCCGGAAGTGCGCAGTGAAAACGGCCAGTTGGTCGGCTTTGTGTTTGTGGATACGACGGCGTCTGACATGGTGGGTTTTGTACAAAAAGCAGCGGAGCAAATCCGTGAAAAAGTCAAATTCCCGACGGGCTATTTCATGGAATGGGCGGGCTCGTTTGAATATTTCCTGCGCGCCAAGGAACGCCTGATGCTGATCGTGCCGTTCACACTGCTGATTATTTTCATTCTGATCTATATGAACACCCGTTCCCTGATACGGACCGGGATTGTCTTTTTGGCAGTGCCTTTTTCGTTGATTGGCGCTTTTTGGTTGTTGTATCTCCTTGGCTACAACATGAGCGTGGCGGTGGCTGTCGGGCTGATTGCGCTGGCGGGCATTGATGCGGAGACCGGGGTGGTCATGCTGCTTTATCTGGACCAGGCGTACGACGAGCACAAGGCGCAGGGCCGGATGAATTCGCAATCGGATCTTATAGCTGCGATCCGGGAAGGGGCGGTGCAGCGCATCCGGCCCAAGATGATGACGGTCTGCGCGATTTTGTTCGGTTTGCTGCCGATTTTGTGGAGCACGGGCACCGGAGCGGACGTGATGAAGCGCATTGCCACGCCGATGGTCGGCGGGGTTGTGACCTCGGCCATTCTGGAGCTTTTATTGTATCCGGTGATTTATCTGCTCTGGCGGAGTCCCGGACTGGCGAAGACAAAAGGCAGTTGA
- the msrB gene encoding peptide-methionine (R)-S-oxide reductase MsrB, with protein sequence MKHLNVKPLVCLPLFFTAFVALAAADNPSKTPDPTMKPDTSKKCTTVCSLPSSDEELRKLLTPEQYRIVKQNGTERPFENAYWNNHKAGIYVDIVSGEPLFSSTDKFDSGTGWPSFTKPIEKESIVEKKDSTLGMIRVEVRSQKADSHLGHLFDDGPAPTGLRYCINSGSLKFVPVEEMEKQGYGKYLKLFEKK encoded by the coding sequence GTGAAACATTTGAACGTCAAACCGCTCGTCTGTCTGCCGCTTTTTTTTACGGCGTTTGTTGCCCTTGCGGCGGCGGACAACCCGTCTAAAACTCCGGACCCAACCATGAAACCAGACACCTCAAAAAAATGTACGACCGTATGCAGCCTTCCCAGTTCCGATGAGGAATTGCGGAAGCTGTTGACTCCGGAACAATACCGGATTGTCAAACAGAACGGCACGGAACGCCCGTTTGAAAATGCCTATTGGAACAACCACAAGGCGGGGATTTATGTCGATATCGTTTCCGGTGAGCCACTGTTCAGTTCGACGGACAAATTCGATTCGGGCACGGGCTGGCCGAGTTTTACCAAGCCGATTGAGAAGGAATCTATTGTTGAGAAGAAGGACAGCACCCTCGGCATGATCCGGGTCGAAGTGCGGTCCCAAAAAGCGGACAGCCATCTGGGGCATTTGTTTGACGACGGCCCCGCGCCGACCGGCCTGCGGTATTGCATCAATTCCGGGTCGTTGAAGTTTGTCCCGGTTGAAGAGATGGAAAAGCAGGGGTACGGGAAATATTTGAAGCTGTTTGAGAAAAAATAA
- a CDS encoding periplasmic heavy metal sensor: MNRKTGLVLLVVLLAVAGYVAAYFLRVQGACPYGHDDPSGLAWMRKEFHVTDAQFGKIAALHKAYKPLCDERCRRARDAELELQQFIDANTGLTPELTAAFDRSCQVREECRRGMMEHIYAVSREMEPSQGRRFVEIMSRHMLFSTPGAQMPMMR, from the coding sequence GTGAACAGAAAAACCGGGCTTGTTCTTCTGGTTGTGCTGCTGGCTGTTGCGGGCTACGTGGCGGCTTATTTTTTGCGGGTGCAAGGCGCCTGTCCGTACGGACACGACGATCCGTCCGGACTTGCGTGGATGCGGAAGGAATTTCATGTTACGGATGCCCAGTTTGGAAAGATCGCGGCTTTGCACAAGGCCTACAAACCGCTTTGCGACGAGCGATGCCGCCGGGCCCGGGATGCGGAACTCGAACTCCAACAATTTATTGATGCCAATACCGGTCTGACCCCGGAATTGACCGCGGCATTCGACAGATCCTGCCAGGTGCGGGAAGAATGCCGCCGGGGGATGATGGAGCATATTTACGCCGTGAGCCGTGAGATGGAACCTTCCCAAGGCAGGCGTTTTGTGGAGATCATGAGCCGGCACATGTTGTTTTCAACGCCGGGTGCCCAGATGCCGATGATGCGTTGA